The proteins below come from a single Mytilus edulis chromosome 5, xbMytEdul2.2, whole genome shotgun sequence genomic window:
- the LOC139523380 gene encoding chromodomain-helicase-DNA-binding protein 8-like isoform X8, which translates to MSDNGMLSLFDTDGGFLEDLATDNGLAGTGSLLDAGGILGQMNPVMNTQPQQPQMFNQQMGGMQTNQFNNMQMQPPNVAQQNQFMTNTFNQQQNQFNTTKLHHFGGQQQQPGTAAHVMVLQQNNQSMAQRAPMQVIRTNMQPSPGFQNYGSMTTANGPRLPNPHQQQIGIQQNMPRMWNPNQNGPSQQAYVQQLPNQQPRLQNIQQIPGNGLQTTYLTQHNYALSKDNNIPQNRYQDGMPSTPNANVFMQGMKSPTGNMRPNVPMSSPNNNLIKNVTNISQSPRPPQQQMMINRTSTFQTQQNINSVNIPNFSSSQQQVQQPFQNSFNLPNIQNVGQINAGSVNVPSSSFQQFTYQQPQQQMPNQNTMASEMQMSQNINDKSSNMIPFQNTSPNQNVQFRPTYTVGTPQRTITPSASPRPTPSPARTPDLNAHTSPNSQGNLNQLVSPTMVSRPNTTPASSPFHVPNRSDANIAVSQAQILTNSFGNISNTNTVSVNNQSNTLPNQLVSVSVGQTNLNSMGQMSPSVGQVKNVNVEIYQLQQQIQQLHNQPQTQQTQQQMLDLQERVRTLRAQQELNSQRQKQQAAQSFPTYQIQNQQMQPSPQRPAIIQVQQPQLQPRQQIVQIQQPFPNQQQPIQQQQMQPQGQRILLVSNNMAGQPQRFLQTMSQAPGQQFVQQPQQKVVLIQQQAQPGQQIRLIAQGQPQNQMPPSSMAMGSGNVPMSVVQIQLPQKTDILPKLEDDEEGGDKSVQKVKAQEKANQIVAEAVAKAQAAGNTQIPKVMTPPPIPSTVGDAEAPGSEEDGKKKSAKKRPKKKGKASKDKKEFDDDGESKEKKSKVERPKSVKKKKKPPATFLKSKKRKRNGSSDGSDVEIKITPPPSPENDEDSGIQKRRSARNTKRKKYLDEVDLNLSDDDTLDVDTEAAVSDTVNATGGAVTKPVPFLSSVETTVAVPLEEESMVVEKILGARMRKLDKDIDVVNDDEEAQPEEEVEEYFVKYKNFSYLHCEWKTITELERDKRIHMKLKRFRAKREHLDLFETVDEDELFNPDYVEVDRVMEVSVTSDPVTEEEVTHFLVKWRGLPYEDSTWELQQDVDPEKVKLFYKFRDPPPEEDREVPARPSRDEWVQIPETKTYKGGNTLREYQLEGVNWLTFNWYKHQNCILADEMGLGKTIQSITFLHEIVEYGIKGPFLVVVPLSTLGNWQREFETWTDMNAIVYHGSNTSKFMLQEYEMFYKDEERQRIPDLTKFTVLVTTFEIIISDCELLSSIDWRCLIIDEAHRLKNKKCKLMEGLRYVDCEHRVLLTGTPLQNNVEELFSLLNFLEPEQFNSSQTFLAEFGNLRTDDQVDKLKALLKPMMLRRLKEDVETSLAAKEETIIEVELTNIQKKYYRAILERNFTFLSKGSTTSANVPNLLNTMMELRKCCNHPYLVKGAEDMIIRETKEKENKPELDMFDIHRLMVQSSGKLVLMDKLLPKLKQGGHKVLIFSQMIKVLDILEDYLIQRRYLYERLDGRITGIMRQEAIDRFSKPDSDRFVFLLCTRAGGLGINLTAADTVIIYDSDWNPQNDLQAQARCHRIGQSKAVKVYRLITRNSYEREMFDRASLKLGLDKAVLQSMGGDKAANPREQLTKKEIEELLRKGAYGALMDDDKAGDDFCEEDIDQILQRRTQVIQIESEGKGSTFSKASFTMSENRDDIDINDPNFWQKWAKKADVNADEDKNELIVEVPRQRKQTARYGNDEAALEMSELESSSDDEEGGGNDEDGEGKGRGRGKKGKKGRRGRGRDSDDDFDARGAAGEMYSRSDCFKVEKNLLVYGWGRWTDIVSHGRFKRILAAKDVETIARALLMYSLKVYKGDEKIKEFIWDLISPANDGSLKNHSGLSAPVPRGRKGKNKPTKKEKESEHEIEMAKYHIDPESVLKDTGYKRHLHRHANKVLLRVRLLYYLREEIIGHAADKINKGLDVSEIDIPRANVEGDPPTLWWDGLSDRSLLIGVFKHGYEKYNRMRNDPLLCFLSRCGPPAGAALAAEQNDDDDDDMDDTKGNISTLKDEDEDTCTSVISNQDSNMAKETPNVTTEGGDDDGEKLPWPTMSDLNTRLRRIITSFQRSHKRQMLKDAQRAKRMERRERYDVVSRYKDEEKIQYQQSHWTRREESDFYRIISTFGVEFDLFTGRYKWDRFRTLARLEKKHDDTLTEYFQAFYHMCMRVCKKFKNDDDALPPNNIYVEPISEERASRSLARIDLLNKIRTETLAHPKFDERVKLCQTSYDLPSWWICGKHDKDLLRGAARHGVVRTDEFILNDPALSFKDVFRNKRPYVNSPHFMQSPGASQTPVKVKNKEEETELEIKAMIEKIKRESNKDKPESDPQDVKKEQTSPDKKSDDLEHDLDKDMKKEVNSPDKKTNDSEQDEEEENRTSSPDSNKELKKDIKTEVKVESESDIKEEANSDQDCQEKSEDLSVVKKSVVDNDDDEATDIEHDVSDNETTNDTEVKSEDQNDSEKSPVKVKSEKSPEKVKSPGDIKTEDEEKDSEDLYTEVKKEKVKEEDSEKFTKEDVELQKLINEEDNLDPRLSAIPADFLQWPKDRVIFHRLEHICYCVETGEWPFPKRMSNIPMNYDSRSATPLGSSTPRDDQDLSQSDAGDSVYDGIKVNTGDGLKMTFHKRNAKEQKFDGRMAHLLNQSAAGSSDNDSQSESLTPRSQVPGHSPRHSPHHYFFSQTPADLLSNGSGPEFDPVLLQRSMMSLQMEHALMFPGSRQRRGRKRKAEKMAELAMQEALARREHSKNVVGHDPESRVPVINLEDGSRLSGDEAPQKKDLEKWLDEHPGYMIADCEEDFYDDIPRRGRKSRLDPSMIDPMMMTGEENVSVVNRITGKKITGAKAPPLKYLTEWLEQNPLYDVDSKWSDIVRSKVNLPKSLQSRVVTPSRGRKPKDTLSSSMMGSDIPFSAASLAGLSGFHSPGLMSMSGLPKLPLGMPFGALPNFGLGNPLLGMAGYLPGLTASHSKDTESSSKDRKSPKCKESSKSESKSPSIPHPSFPFMYNPMLLNPLFAAQAQSLGFSLPTSLPTSFGALAHSGLMNGSTADSDLEEGEIKRFSQKERRGSSSGLQDAPQDLSVKAKHHHEGGSKHRREKKHSSHSSDHHDKSSSASKQYSASIQQDEPTDLSMKSKPSTPDSAKSKPKIQSSFKLSKIVDTLKDKVNKMEDRSRKDRKSKLDSILNKLVEDKELGGQDRKSVDEDGSVDLSIGSDTKCDDISKDEEDKC; encoded by the exons ATGTCAGATAATGGAATGCTTAGTTTATTTGATACTGATGGAGGCTTTCTTGAAGATTTGGCCACAGATAATGGTTTGGCAGGGACTGGATCGTTGTTGGATGCAGGTGGAATTTTGGGTCAAATGAACCCAGTAATGAATACTCAGCCACAACAGCCACAAATGTTTAATCAGCAAATGGGTGGCATGCAGACAAACCAATTCAACAACATGCAGATGCAGCCTCCAAATGTTGCTCAGCAAAATCAGTTCATGACAAATACTTTTAATCAACAACAGAATCAATTTAATACCACCAAACTACATCATTTTGGTGGTCAACAACAGCAGCCAGGAACTGCTGCTCATGTCATGGTTCTTCAACAAAACAACCAATCTATGGCACAACGGGCACCGATGCAGGTTATTCGCACGAACATGCAACCGTCACCTGGATTTCAAAATTATGGAAGCATGACCACTGCTAACGGTCCACGGTTGCCAAACCCACATCAGCAACAAATTGGAATACAACAGAACATGCCAAGAATGTGGAACCCTAACCAGAATGGACCTAGTCAACAAGCTTATGTACAACAACTGCCAAATCAACAGCCCAGATTGCAAAACATACAGCAAATACCAGGGAATGGCTTACAGACAACCTACCTCACTCAACACAACTATGCCTTATCTAAAGATAATAATATCCCACAGAATCGATACCAAGACGGTATGCCCTCAACACCTAATGCAAATGTGTTTATGCAAGGAATGAAGTCCCCGACAGGTAACATGAGACCAAATGTGCCAATGTCCAGTccaaacaataatttgataaaaaatgtaaCCAATATAAGTCAGAGTCCTAGGCCTCCTCAGCAGCAAATGATGATTAATAGGACTTCGACATTCCAGACCCAACAAAATATTAACTCTGTAAATATACCAAACTTCAGCTCTAGTCAACAACAAGTTCAACAGCCGTTCCAAAACAGTTTCAATCTACCAAATATTCAAAATGTAGGACAGATAAATGCAGGTAGTGTAAATGTTCCAAGTTCGTCTTTCCAGCAGTTCACATATCAACAGCCACAGCAGCAAATGCCAAATCAAAATACAATGGCAAGTGAAATGCAAATGTCTCAAAATATTAATGATAAATCGTCAAATATGATTCCATTCCAAAATACTAGTCCCAACCAGAATGTACAGTTCAGACCAACATACACAGTTGGTACACCTCAGAGGACAATAACGCCATCAGCTTCTCCTAGACCAACCCCTTCTCCAGCTCGCACGCCTGATTTGAATGCTCACACTTCTCCAAATTCTCAGGGAAATTTAAATCAACTTGTCTCACCTACGATGGTCTCTAGACCCAACACAACACCTGCATCTAGTCCGTTCCATGTACCAAACAGGTCTGATGCTAATATTGCAGTTAGTCAGGCACAGATTCTTACAAATTCGTTTGGAAATATAAGCAATACAAATACGGTATCTGTAAATAATCAGAGCAATACATTACCAAATCAGCTTGTGTCTGTGAGTGTAGGTCAAACTAATTTAAATAGTATGGGACAGATGAGTCCAAGTGTTGGACAAGTCAAAAATGTAAACGTAGAAATCTATCAGCTCCAGCAACAAATTCAACAGCTGCATAATCAGCCTCAGACACAACAAACTCAGCAACAAATGTTAGACTTGCAAGAACGTGTTAGGACATTAAGAGCACAGCAAGAACTGAACAGTCAACGTCAAAAACAGCAGGCCGCACAATCATTTCCAACTTATCAGATTCAAAATCAGCAAATGCAACCAAGTCCTCAGAGACCAGCTATAATTCAAGTTCAACAGCCCCAGTTGCAACCAAGACAACAAATTGTTCAGATTCAGCAGCCATTTCCAAACCAGCAGCAACCCATTCAACAACAACAAATGCAGCCTCAAGGACAGAGAATTCTACTTGTATCCAATAACATGGCAGGTCAGCCTCAAAGATTCCTGCAAACCATGTCACAGGCTCCTGGTCAACAGTTTGTTCAACAACCACAACAAAAGGTTGTATTGATTCAG CAACAAGCACAGCCTGGTCAGCAGATCAGATTGATTGCCCAAGGACAACCACAGAATCAGATGCCGCCATCATCTATGGCCATGGGAAGTGGTAATGTTCCAATGTCTGTTGTACAGATCCAGTTACCACAGAAAACAGACATCCTACCTAAACTTGAAGATGACGAAGAAGGGGGAGACAAATCAGTACAGAAAGTGAAAGCACAAGAGAAAGCAAATCAAATTGTGGCAGAAGCTGTGGCCAAAGCTCAGGCTGCCGGAAATACACAGATTCCAAAGGTGATGACGCCACCACCGATTCCCTCAACTGTTGGGGATGCTGAAGCACCTGGTAGTGAGGAGGATGGTAAGAAAAAGTCAGCAAAGAAAAGACCGAAGAAAAAAGGAAAAGCATCAAAGGATAAGAAAGAATTTGATGATGATGGTGAATCAAAGGAAAAGAAATCGAAAGTAGAGAGGCCAAAGTCtgtcaagaaaaagaaaaa acCACCAGCAACATTCTTGAAAAGCAAGAAAAGGAAGCGAAATGGATCTTCAGATGGATCAGATGTGGAAATTAAAATTACACCGCCACCGTCACCTGAAAATGATGAAGATAGTGGTATACAG aaaagaagatCAGCTAGAAATACCAAGAGAAAGAAATATCTTGATGAAGTTGACCTGAACCTTTCAGATGATGATACTTTAGATGTAGATACTGAGGCGGCAGTTAGTGATACTGTTAATGCCACAGGAGGAGCTGTAACTAAACCGGTACCTTTTCTGTCGTCTGTG GAGACAACTGTTGCTGTACCTCTAGAAGAAGAATCAATGGTTGTTGAGAAAATTCTTGGCGCGAGGATGAGAAAGCTTGATAAAGAT attgatGTGGTCAATGATGATGAAGAAGCTCAACCTGAGGAAGAAGTGGAAGAATACTTTGTCAAATACAAAAACTT ctCATACTTGCATTGTGAATGGAAAACAATAACAGAACTAGAAAGAGACAAAAGAATTCACATGAAACTGAAAAGATTTAGGGCTAAAAGGGAGCATTTGGATCTTTTTGAAACg GTGGATGAGGATGAATTATTCAATCCAGATTATGTAGAGGTTGACCGTGTGATGGAAGTTTCTGTAACGTCTGATCCAGTAACAGAGGAAGAGGTGACTCACTTCCTTGTAAAATGGCGAGGTCTGCCGTATGAGGACAGTACTTGGGAACTACAGCAAGATGTTGATCCAGAAAaagttaaattgttttataaattcaGAGATCCTCCACCTGAGGAAGACCGAGAG GTTCCTGCTAGACCTAGCAGAGATGAATGGGTACAAATTCCAGAAACTAAAACCTACAAAGGAGGTAACACTTTGAGGGAATATCAATTGGAAGGTGTAAATTGGTTGACATTCAACTGGTATAAACA TCAAAACTGTATATTAGCTGACGAGATGGGTCTGGGTAAGACCATCCAGAGTATAACATTCCTACATGAGATTGTAGAATATGGAATAAAGGGACCATTTCTAGTGGTTGTACCACTGTCAACTCTGGGTAACTGGCAGAGAGAATTTGAGACTTGGACTGATATGAATGCTATTGTATATCATGGAAG TAACACCAGTAAATTTATGTTACaagaatatgaaatgttttacaaAGATGAAGAAAGACAAAGAATACCAGACTTGACTAAATTCACTGTGTTAGTTACAACATTTGAGATTATTATATCTGACTGTGAATTATTAAGTTCTATAGACTGGCGATGTTTAATTATTGACGAAGCACACaggctgaaaaataaaaagtgtaaatTAATGGAAGGATTAAGATATGTGGATTGT GAACATCGAGTGTTACTGACAGGAACTCCCCTACAAAACAATGTTGAGGAATTATTCAGTTTACTCAACTTTCTAGAACCTGAACAATTTAATTCTTCACAAACATTCTTAGCAGAGTTTGGCAATTTAAGAACTGATGATCAAGTCGACAAGTTAAAAGCACTTCTGAAACCTATGATGCTTAGGCGATTAAAAGAAGATGTAGAAACCTCTCTAGCAGCAAAGGAAGAAACAATTATTGAAGTGGAATTGACTAACATACAAAAGAAATATTATCGTGCTATTCTTGAAAggaattttacttttttgtctAAAGGTTCGACTACCTCTGCTAATGTACCAAATCTTCTAAATACAATGATGGAGTTGAGGAAGTGTTGTAATCATCCCTATCTAGTCAAAG GTGCTGAAGACATGATCATAAGGGAAACTAAAGAAAAGGAAAATAAACCAGAATTGGATATGTTTGATATACATAGATTAATGGTGCAATCCTCTGGAAAACTTGTACTAATGGACAAACTTTTACCAAAGCTTAAACAAGGTGGACATAAAGTGCTGATATTCTCTCAAATGATAAAAGTGCTAGATATTTTAGAGGATTATTTGATTCAAAGAAG gtatttatatgaaagattaGATGGTAGAATTACTGGTATAATGAGACAGGAAGCCATTGACAGATTCTCTAAGCCTGATTCAGATAGATTTGTATTCTTACTATGTACAAGAGCTGGTGGTTTAGGTATTAATCTGACTGCAGCTGATACTGTTATTATCTATGACTCGGACTGGAACCCACAGAATGACTTGCAG GCCCAAGCTAGATGTCACAGAATTGGACAGAGCAAAGCTGTGAAGGTGTACAGATTAATCACCAGGAATTCCTACGAGAGAGAAATGTTTGACAGAGCTTCTCTCAAGTTGGGTTTAGACAAGGCTGTGTTGCAATCTATGGGAGGAGATAAGGCTGCTAATCCT agggaacagttaacaaaaaaagaaatagaagAACTATTGAGAAAAGGAGCTTATGGTGCTTTAATGGATGATGACAAAGCTGGAGACGATTTCTGTGAGGAAGATATCGACCAGATTCTACAGAGGAGAACCCAGGTTATACAGATAGAATCAGAAGGCAAAGGATCCACTTTCTCCAAA GCAAGTTTTACCATGAGTGAGAACAGAGATGACATTGACATCAATGATCCAAACTTCTGGCAAAAATGGGCAAAGAAGGCAGATGTGAATGCAGATGAGGACAAG AATGAGCTGATAGTTGAGGTGCCAAGACAGAGGAAACAAACTGCTCGTTACGGAAATGATGAGGCAGCCCTGGAAATGTCTGAATTAGAATCCTCGTCAGATGATGAAGAGGGAGGTGGAAATGATGAAGATGGCGAAGGAAAGGGGCGTGGTAGAGGAAAGAAGGGCAAGAAAGGTCGGCGTGGTAGGGGCAGAGATTCAGATGATGATTTTGATGCTCGTGGTGCAGCAGGAGAGATGTATTCAAGATCAGATTGTTTCAAAGTGGAGAAGAATCTCTTAGTTTATGG atggGGAAGATGGACAGATATTGTTAGTCATGGCAGGTTCAAGAGAATACTAGCAGCTAAGGATGTTGAAACAATTGCAAGAGCTTTG CTTATGTATTCATTGAAAGTTTACAAAGGAGATGAGAAGATCAAAGAATTTATATGGGATTTAATATCTCCTGCAAATGATGGTTCCTTGAAGAATCATTCAG gtTTATCTGCACCAGTTCCTAgaggaagaaaaggtaaaaataaaCCAACAAAGAAAGAGAAGGAGTCAGAACATGAAATAGAAATGGCTAAATATCACATAGATCCCGAGTCTGTTCTCAAAGACACTGGTTACAAAAGACATCTGCATCGCCATGCCAACAA AGTATTATTGAGAGTTAGACTGCTGTATTACCTTAGAGAAGAAATCATTGGTCATGCTGCAGACAAAATAAACAAAGGACTTGATGTCAG tGAAATAGATATACCAAGAGCAAATGTAGAAGGGGATCCCCCAACTTTATGGTGGGATGGATTATCTGACAGATCCTTGTTGATTGGTGTATTTAAACATG GCTATGAGAAGTACAATCGAATGAGAAATGATCCTTTGTTGTGTTTCCTGTCACGCTGTGGACCTCCAGCTGGGGCTGCTCTGGCTGCAGAACAAAATGATGATGATGA TGACGACATGGATGATACTAAGGGTAATATAAGTACATTGAAGGACGAGGATGAAGACACATGTACCTCTGTGATCTCTAATCAGGACAGTAACATGGCTAAGGAGACACCTAATGTTACAACTGAAGGAGGAGATGATGATGGGGAGAAGTTACCATGGCCTACCATGTCTGATCTTAATACCAGACTCAGGAGAATTATCACCAGCTTCCAACGTAGTCATAAAAGACAAATGTTGAAGGATGCACAAAGGGCAAAG agaATGGAAAGAAGAGAGAGATATGATGTAGTAAGCAGATACAAGGATGAAGAGAAAATTCAATATCAACAAAG TCACTGGACGCGGAGAGAGGAGTCTGATTTCTATCGTATTATATCTACGTTTGGAGTGGAATTTGATCTGTTTACAGGCAGATATAAGTGGGATAGATTCAGGACATTAGCTAGGTTGGAGAAGAAACATGATGACACTTTAACAGAATATTTCCAAGCATTTTACCACATGTGCATGCGAGTCTGCAAGAAATTCAAAAATGATGATGATG CACTGCCTCCAAACAATATATATGTGGAACCAATATCTGAAGAGAGAGCTAGTCGTAGTCTTGCCAGAATTGATCTCCTGAATAAAATACGAACTGAAACTTTGGCACATCCTAAATTTGATGAGCGTGTCAAGTTATGTCAAACGTCCTATGATCTTCCATCATGGTGGATTTGTGGCAAACATGACAAAGATCTACTCAGAGGAGCTGCTAG gCATGGTGTAGTGCGCACTGATGAATTTATACTTAATGACCCAGCATTGTCTTTCAAAGATGTGTTCAGGAATAAACGTCCATATGTAAATTCCCCTCATTTTATGCAGTCACCTGGTGCCAGCCAGACACCAGTCAAAGTTAAAA ATAAGGAAGAAGAAACTGAATTGGAAATAAAAGCAATGATAGAGAAAATCAAAAGGGAGTCTAATAAAGATAAACCAGAAAGTGATCCTCAAGATGTGAAAAAGGAACAAACATCTCCTGATAAAAAGTCTGATGATCTTGAACATGACTTAGACAAAGACATGAAAAAGGAAGTGAATTCTCCTGATAAAAAAACTAACGACAGTGAACAAGATGAAGAGGAGGAAAATAGAACTAGTAGTCCTGATAGtaataaagaactgaagaaggaTATCAAAACTGAAGTGAAAGTAGAAAGTGAAAGTGACATAAAAGAGGAAGCCAATTCTGACCAAGATTGTCAAGAAAAGAGTGAAGATTTGTCTGTAGTTAAGAAATCTGTTGtagataatgatgatgatgaagcTACTGATATTGAACATGATGTTTCTGATAATGAAACTACTAACGACACTGAAGTCAAATCTGAGGATCAAAATGATAGTGAGAAATCTCCAGTGAAAGTCAAATCAGAAAAATCTCCAGAAAAAGTTAAGTCTCCTGGAGACATTAAAACAGAGGATGAAGAAAAGGATTCGGAAGATCTATATACagaagtaaaaaaagaaaaagtgaaaGAGGAAGATAGTGAAAAGTTCaccaaagaagatgtg GAGTTACAGAAGCTTATAAATGAAGAAGATAATTTAGATCCCAGATTGTCAGCCATTCCAGCAGATTTTCTACAGTGGCCAAAG GACAGGGTAATCTTCCATCGTCTAGAACATATATGTTACTGTGTTGAGACTGGAGAATGGCCATTCCCAAAGAGGATGTCGAACATTCCTATGAACTATGACTCCAGAAGTGCCACGCCCCTCGGATCATCGACACCCAGAGATGACCAAGATCTGAGCCAATCAGATGCTGGGGATTCTGTCTATGATGGGATCAAGGTGAACACG GGTGATGGATTAAAAATGACATTCCACAAACGCAATGCTAAAGAACAAAAATTTGATG GTCGAATGGCCCATCTGTTGAATCAGTCTGCAGCAGGCTCTAGTGATAACGACAGTCAGTCTGAATCTCTGACACCACGATCTCAGGTACCCGGACATTCCCCACGACATTCACCTCATCATTATTTCTTCTCACAG ACTCCTGCTGATTTACTTTCCAATGGATCAGGTCCAGAATTTGATCCTGTTCTCCTTCAAAGGAGTATG ATGTCTTTGCAGATGGAACATGCTTTGATGTTCCCAGGCAGCAGACAACGGAGGGGACGGAAAAGGAAAGCTGAGAAGATGGCTGAACTTGCTATGCAAGAGGCTCTTGCAAGAAGGGAACACTCAAAGAATGTAGTTGGACATGATCCTG AATCCCGAGTACCTGTGATAAATCTGGAAGATGGCAGCCGATTGTCAGGTGATGAAGCTCCACAGAAGAAAGATTTAGAGAAATGGTTGGACGAACATCCTGGATACATGATAGCTGATTGTGAAGAGGATTTTTATGAT GATATACCAAGACGTGGCAGAAAGTCTCGTCTAGATCCATCTATGATTGATCCTATGATGATGACTGGTGAAGAAAATGTCTCCGTTGTAAATAGAATCACAGGCAAAAAG ATTACTGGTGCCAAAGCCCCACCATTGAAGTATTTAACAGAATGGTTAGAACAAAATCCCCTTTATGATGTAGATTCCAAATGGTCTGATATTGTTCGTAGTAAG GTTAATTTACCAAAGTCATTACAGAGTCGTGTTGTGACACCCAGCAGAGGCAGGAAACCAAAGGACACTTTATCATCGTCAATGATGGGTTCAGACATTCCATTCAGTGCTGCATCATTAGCTGGGCTATCAGGATTCCATAGTCCTGGTCTAATGTCTATGTCTGGATTACCAAAACTACC